The Globicephala melas chromosome X, mGloMel1.2, whole genome shotgun sequence genome window below encodes:
- the NHSL2 gene encoding NHS-like protein 2: MGSRGPRRGAREAEPHPPGQGPGGSAQGALPRPGERKGRAAAGARRRRAEEAGGPPPLAGGASHCLSPSLAAANSGRENATATAHSRSSWRQPVNVFLSSGRPPSVEELLREAQLNLQSLLQEEYEEQYSEARLLGQTFRSADEAPEPTPSPRPQSARRLEFVLMPTKWQLSEDETTMQGVRAPEASLSLPTTADKQAAWNSPFPLPVLEEKRWLQPCPTHSDIVPINVSGQQFDKHASLRHSLFNTETAVNPKSTLRRRRTIIGFSNYSQRDQGHSNSPTGSVACSTTSDIKPSHSVPGGVHGRVAISQEAQLPNLTSPVLRNPSSDPEEPLQARGGTKVPGMESMGMVYSVPSSCNGPTESTFSPSWKGDAFTYVTPSATAQSSQDNENGKSPSSGNSWISLHTLPPLVPKEAATFFVTRDTPAGCSGSAGYSEHSTQRRHVSERPSKTGLLTGDTSRLETGPGGASRFRERSLSVPTDTGTTDVDYDEEQKASEACALPYASTSSEGSNSADNIASLSAQQEAQQRRQRSKSISLKKAKKKPSPPTRSVSLVKDEPVLLPDGGSALPKDQRPRSLCLSLEHQGHHSSHPDTQGHPAVPTFKDPEGTQFAHHWYLTDWKSGDTYQSLSSSSTATGTTVIECTQVQGSSESLASPSTSRATTPSQLSIEVEAREVSSPGRPTGLMSPSSGYSSQSETPTPTVSMSLTLGHLPPPSGSVRVRPVVPERKSSLPPTSPVEKMSKSRLSFDLPLTSSTNLDLSGMSISIRSKTKVSRHHSDTNFGAKLAQKTSPNQPIMPMVTQSDLRSVRLRSVSKSEPEDDIESPDYAEESGAEVFTLPERKAKPPIAEKPPLARRPPSLVHKPPSVPEEYPLTSPTLAMTPKTSIQHMRPLPQDIYTVVRKPKSSSFPEGRTLGESTAPSSLVFTPFSSSSGAFFSGTQQPPQGSTEYEGPKGRALPERISLQSQEEAEKKKGKIPPPVPKKPSVLYLPLTSPATQMEAYTAEPRLPLSPIITLEEDAKCLPTSDHLPSAGTRTTSTPQADSEREASPLGSSMEPRTEEKSVISDKTAEWIAEDDDDVFVASRTTEDLFTVIHRSKRKLLGWKEPGEAFAGGSRPTSHSPIRNTAESPISELAASAGSSGSASLDAGRNDDFKALLQKKGSKATPRSRPSAAELLKTTNPLARRIIAQFSKDYETPDNPST; the protein is encoded by the exons atggggagccGGGGGCCGCGGCGGGGCGCGCGGGAGGCCGAGCCACACCCACCAGGGCAAGGGCCCGGCGGCTCGGCCCAGGGCGCGTTACCTCGTCCCGGGGAGCGCAaagggcgggcggcggcgggagcCAGGAGGCGCCGGGCGGAGGAGGCGGGCG GCCCCCCCCCCCTCGCCGGCGGCGCCTCTCactgcctctctccttccctagCTGCAGCTAACTCGGGTCGGGAAAATGCGACAGCGACTGCCCACTCGAGGTCGTCATGGCGACAGCCAGTGAACGTGTTCCTCTCCTCGGGCAGGCCCCCGAGTGTAGAGGAGCTGCTTCGCGAGGCGCAGCTCAATCTCCAGAGCCTGTTGCAAG AAGAATATGAGGAACAGTACTCGGAGGCCAGACTTCTGGGGCAGACCTTCCGCTCTGCTGATGAGGCCCCTGAGCCCACTCCCAGCCCAAGGCCCCAGTCTGCCAGGCGTCTGGAGTTTGTACTGATG CCCACAAAATGGCAGCTGAGCGAGGATGAGACTACCATGCAGGGTGTGAGGGCCCCTGAGGCCTCCCTGAGCCTGCCTACCACAGCCGACAAGCAAGCTGCCTGGAATagtcccttccctctgcctgtccTAGAGGAGAAGCGATGGCTTCAGCCTTGTCCCACGCACTCTGACATCGTGCCCATCAATGTCTCCG GGCAGCAGTTTGATAAACATGCAAGTTTGCGACACTCGTTGTTTAACACAGAGACAGCCGTGAACCCCAAGTCCACCCTGAGGCGGAGGCGGACCATTATTGGATTCTCTAACTATTCCCAGCGAGACCAAG GTCACAGCAACAGCCCCACAGGCAGTGTGGCCTGCTCTACCACCTCAGACATCAAGCCCAGCCATTCAGTTCCGGGAGGTGTTCACGGAAGAGTTGCCATCAGTCAGGAAGCTCAGTTACCAAATCTCACCTCGCCAGTATTGAGAAATCCTTCTAGTGATCCGGAAGAACCTCTCCAGGCACGTGGTGGCACAAAAGTCCCTGGCATGGAGAGCATGGGGATGGTGTACAGCGTCCCCAGTTCTTGCAATGGACCAACAGAATCAACATTCTCCCCTTCCTGGAAGGGAGATGCTTTTACCTACGTGACTCCAAGTGCCACTGCTCAGAGCAGTCAAgacaatgaaaatggaaaaagtcCTTCCTCTGGGAATTCTTGGATCTCTCTGCACACATTGCCACCTCTGGTTCCTAAGGAGGCTGCTACCTTCTTTGTCACTCGTGATACCCCAGCAGGATGCAGTGGGTCTGCTGGCTACTCTGAGCATTCTACTCAACGAAGGCACGTATCAGAACGACCCTCCAAGACTGGCCTCCTGACTGGTGATACCTCAAGGCTGGAGACAGGCCCAGGTGGGGCCAGCAGGTTCCGGGAGCGGTCACTGTCTGTACCCACAGACACAGGCACCACGGATGTGGACTATGACGAGGAGCAGAAGGCCAGTGAAGCCTGTGCCCTGCCTTATGCCAGTACAAGTTCTGAGGGCAGTAACAGTGCCGACAACATTGCCTCCCTTAGCGCCCAACAGGAGGCCCAGCAAAGAAGGCAGAGGTCCAAGAGCATCTCACTCAAGAAGGCCAAGAAGAAGCCTTCCCCACCGACTCGCAGTGTCTCACTGGTCAAAGATGAACCAGTCCTCTTGCCAGACGGTGGGTCAGCGCTACCCAAGGACCAGAGGCCCAGGAGCCTTTGCCTCTCCTTGGAACACCAAGGACATCACTCATCCCACCCAGATACTCAGGGTCACCCAGCTGTGCCAACATTCAAAGACCCAGAAGGTACACAATTCGCCCACCACTGGTATCTTACTGACTGGAAGTCTGGTGACACCTACCAATCCTTGTCCAGCTCCAGCACTGCCACTGGCACCACAGTCATTGAGTGCACCCAAGTTCAGGGCAGCTCAGAGTCTCTTGCCTCCCCTTCCACCTCCAGAGCCACAACGCCTTCCCAGCTTTCCATCgaggtggaggccagggaggtATCCTCCCCAGGAAGGCCCACTGGGCTGATGTCACCCTCCAGTGGATACTCCAGCCAGTCAGAGACACCAACACCCACTGTCTCCATGTCCTTGACCCTGGGCCACTTGCCCCCTCCAAGTGGCAGTGTCCGGGTGCGTCCAGTGGTACCTGAGAGGAAGTCatcactacccccaacatcaCCAGTGGAGAAAATGTCCAAGTCACGGCTATCGTTTGACCTACCGTTGACCTCTTCAACCAACCTGGACCTGTCTGGGATGAGTATCTCCATCCGAAGCAAAACCAAGGTGAGCCGGCATCACTCGGATACAAATTTTGGGGCCAAGCTGGCCCAGAAAACTAGCCCCAACCAGCCAATCATGCCCATGGTTACTCAGTCTGACTTACGTTCTGTTCGCCTGAGGTCAGTCAGCAAGTCTGAACCGGAAGATGATATTGAGAGCCCTGACTATGCTGAGGAGTCAGGAGCTGAAGTCTTCACCTTGCCAGAGAGAAAGGCAAAACCTCCCATAGCCGAGAAGCCCCCACTGGCCCGAAGGCCTCCAAGCTTGGTCCACAAGCCACCGTCTGTCCCCGAAGAGTACCCACTAACTTCGCCTACCTTGGCTATGACCCCCAAGACCTCAATTCAACATATGAGGCCACTCCCTCAAGATATATACACGGTGGTGCGGAAACCAAAGTCCTCCAGCTTCCCTGAGGGCAGAACCCTGGGGGAGTCAACAGCACCCTCATCTCTTGTTTTCACGCCTTTTTCCAGTTCCTCTGGTGCTTTCTTCTCAGGAACACAGCAACCTCCCCAGGGAAGTACGGAGTATGAGGGCCCCAAGGGGAGAGCCCTACCTGAAAGAATTAGCCTCCAGAGCCAAGAAGaagctgagaaaaagaaaggcaagattCCACCTCCTGTACCAAAAAAGCCCAGCGTGCTGTACCTGCCTCTCACCTCACCTGCAACTCAAATGGAGGCCTACACGGCTGAACCAAGGCTGCCTCTCAGCCCCATCATCACCCTGGAGGAAGATGCCAAGTGTCTACCAACTAGCGACCACCTGCCATCGGCGGGTACAAGGACAACCTCCACGCCACAGGCTGACAGTGAAAGGGAGGCAAGCCCTCTGG GGAGCTCGATGGAACCAAGAACtgaagaaaaaagtgtaatcaGTGATAAAACAGCCGAATGGATTGcggaagatgatgatgatgtgttTGTGGCTTCACGAACAACTGAAGATTTATTTACTGTGATCCACAG GTCCAAAAGAAAGCTGCTTGGCTGGAAGGAGCCTGGTGAGGCCTTTGCTGGTGGCAGCAGACCAACCTCCCACTCACCGATAAGGAACACGGCTGAGTCTCCTATCAGTGAGTTGGCTGCCTCTGCAGGGTCAAGCGGCAGTGCCAGCCTAGATGCTGGCAGAAATGATGATTTCAAGGCCTTGCTACAGAAGAAGGGAAGCAAGGCAACTCCAAGGTCCCGCCCCTCAGCAGCAGAACTGCTGAAGACCACTAACCCACTGGCTCGGCGAATTATTGCACAATTTTCAAAAGACTACGAAACCCCTGATAACCCCAGTACCTAA
- the RTL5 gene encoding retrotransposon Gag-like protein 5: MSEAAGNLNSLRMANVALREELNALRGENANLGLQLGRALAEVNSLRGNVSSYMRWPVPVVPVLSEENFEFPLSEIDAVPEGELPFLCWPPPRAEPEYAPDELLISVIQDCGTSGGPADPPPLPSPPPPALPPPSAKELPPQPPLPPLERPEIEPFSGDPVYLAEFLMQLETFIADHEDHFPGGAERVSFLISFFAGEAKDWAVSVTQEGSPLHANFPRFLDEIRKEFCGPIPPSVAKKAIRKLKQGDCTLGSYADAFQFLAQFLSWDDCRLQNQFLKGLSEFFRKELLWSTEMADLDELILECVEIERKVRVPKPIPLPGVRNIFFPFAADRNLEGEEGEECHSGDEDEEACRRKFQDKDQGRHVRAIQQETRGEERGKREEEMRKKELKQKGEEDKEEEEEEEEEEEEEEAEEEEEEGMRKKRKKEEEDQNKDEKDDEHEGGRQEPEQELEQEPEQEQETEDETQDDDLDELMEIEPTYANASSQTSGYYHENFLDVSPPIIQPSRRRNQNRVPLLEGLPGTNSPFYSSPPLIRRAGRLGQRQIRRRPPVLFRLTPRQGGHRAARGRIRV; encoded by the coding sequence ATGTCCGAGGCGGCCGGGAATCTCAATAGCCTCCGCATGGCGAACGTGGCCCTGCGAGAAGAATTAAATGCCCTTCGCGGGGAGAATGCCAATCTGGGCCTTCAGCTCGGCAGAGCCCTGGCCGAGGTCAATTCCTTGCGGGGCAATGTCTCGAGCTACATGCGTTGGCCGGTGCCCGTGGTGCCCGTCCTTTCCGAGGAGAACTTTGAGTTCCCGCTCAGTGAGATTGACGCCGTTCCTGAGGGAGAACTGCCCTTCCTGTGCTGGCCTCCCCCGCGCGCCGAGCCCGAGTACGCCCCAGACGAACTGTTGATTAGCGTGATCCAGGATTGCGGCACCTCCGGCGGGCCCGCCGACCCACCCCCGCTGCCCAGCCCGCCCCCGCCGGCGCTGCCCCCACCCTCGGCCAAGGAGCTGCCCCCGCAGCCTCCTCTGCCGCCTCTGGAGCGGCCCGAGATAGAACCCTTCTCGGGCGACCCAGTCTACCTGGCTGAATTCCTGATGCAGCTAGAGACTTTCATAGCCGACCATGAGGATCATTTCCCCGGGGGCGCTGAGCGGGTGTCCTTTCTGATCTCCTTTTTCGCTGGTGAAGCCAAGGACTGGGCCGTCTCAGTCACCCAGGAAGGAAGCCCCCTGCATGCCAACTTCCCGCGCTTCCTGGATGAAATTCGTAAGGAATTCTGTGGCCCCATCCCCCCAAGTGTGGCAAAAAAAGCCATCCGCAAGCTCAAGCAGGGAGACTGTACCCTGGGCAGCTATGCAGATGCTTTTCAGTTCCTGGCTCAATTCTTGTCTTGGGATGACTGCCGCCTTCAAAACCAATTCCTCAAAGGCCTGTCAGAATTCTTCCGCAAGGAGCTCTTATGGTCAACTGAAATGGCCGACCTGGACGAGCTGATTCTCGAGTGCGTGGAGATAGAAAGAAAAGTGCGTGTCCCCAAGCCAATCCCACTCCCTGGGGTTCgcaatattttcttcccttttgcaGCAGACCGTAATCTTGAAGGTGAAGAGGGAGAAGAGTGCCACAGTGGGGATGAAGATGAAGAGGCATGCAGGCGCAAGTTCCAGGACAAGGACCAGGGGAGGCATGTGAGAGCTATTCAGCAAGAGAccaggggggaggagagggggaagagggaggaagagatgagGAAGAAGGAGCTGAAACAAAAAGGGGAGGAGgacaaggaggaggaagaagaagaggaggaggaagaagaggaggaggaagcagaggaggaagaggaggaggggatgaggaagaagaggaagaaggaggaggaagatcAGAATAAGGATGAGAAAGACGATGAGCATGAGGGTGGCCGCCAGGAACCGGAGCAGGAGCTCGAGCAGGAGCCAGAACAGGAGCAAGAGACAGAGGATGAGACCCAAGATGATGACCTGGATGAGCTGATGGAGATAGAGCCCACCTATGCCAATGCTTCATCCCAGACTTCTGGCTACTATCATGAAAATTTCCTAGATGTGTCACCTCCCATCATACAGCCCAGCAGACGGAGGAACCAGAATCGAGTCCCACTTCTGGAGGGCCTTCCAGGTACCAATTCACCATTCTACAGTTCGCCGCCACTGATTCGCCGGGCAGGTCGCCTGGGGCAACGCCAAATACGACGCCGTCCCCCGGTGCTATTCCGCCTCACTCCGAGGCAGGGGGGCCACCGGGCTGCGCGGGGCCGCATTCGCGTGTGA